One genomic region from Thermoleptolyngbya sichuanensis A183 encodes:
- a CDS encoding glycosyltransferase family 39 protein, translating into MHTIETPGSVSQLLCPKVPTWLRYAVIALLIAGIFFRFINLSQKVYWTDEALTSLRSSGHTKVEFVEEQFTGAVISPETVMRYQSLEPENGWGHTLAALMGNAEHTPLYFLGVRGWMQWFGSGSGAVRGLSAVFGVLALPCVFWLALELFQSQVAAWVSLGLFAITPLHILYAQEARPYSLWTLCIVLSSAALLRAMRVRSWQSWSIYGLSVALGLYTQLLFALVAIAHALYILGVEQVLQKRRLTDTARAYALSAGGALLSLLPWMVLLVVRADRIRDTTASLNEVTSFDHLINRWFLGLSRSLVGIDLAAANLLLVLLVGWALVVLCRQTVPRCWLLVLLLVAVPFLGLALPDVLLGGRRTVRIRYLIPSYVGLQLALVYLFTRAIVTQASGQLHRWQPWLWRGVLGAMVAIALSNTLDSANSDLWWNKSISRSAYYLPVAEMINREAKPLVIADRHPSAILAFSRRLDSHVRLQLVGDRARFQVARGYKPVFLLNPSEKLRTVLERQGYCLKMVYRDPHAPDAEADRLWRIQRPAKAQPLQQKPASAPADLPRNAEVLSEEG; encoded by the coding sequence ATGCACACTATCGAAACGCCAGGTTCTGTCAGTCAACTCCTATGCCCAAAGGTTCCGACTTGGCTCCGCTATGCCGTCATTGCGCTACTCATCGCGGGCATTTTCTTCCGCTTCATCAACCTCAGCCAGAAGGTGTATTGGACAGACGAAGCGCTGACCTCGCTGCGATCGTCGGGGCATACCAAAGTGGAGTTTGTGGAGGAGCAGTTTACGGGTGCAGTAATTTCGCCCGAAACGGTGATGCGCTATCAAAGCCTGGAGCCAGAAAACGGCTGGGGGCACACGCTGGCGGCGCTGATGGGCAATGCAGAACACACGCCGCTGTACTTTTTGGGCGTGCGCGGATGGATGCAGTGGTTCGGCAGCGGGTCGGGGGCGGTGCGGGGGCTGTCGGCGGTGTTTGGCGTGCTGGCCTTGCCGTGTGTGTTCTGGCTGGCGCTGGAGTTGTTTCAGTCGCAGGTGGCTGCGTGGGTTAGCTTGGGGCTATTTGCCATCACGCCGCTGCATATTTTGTATGCTCAGGAGGCGCGGCCCTATAGCCTGTGGACGCTGTGCATTGTGCTGTCGAGTGCGGCGCTGCTGCGGGCGATGCGGGTGCGAAGCTGGCAAAGCTGGTCGATTTACGGGCTGAGCGTGGCGCTGGGGTTGTATACACAGCTTTTGTTTGCCCTGGTGGCGATCGCCCATGCGCTCTACATCCTTGGTGTTGAGCAGGTTCTGCAAAAGCGGCGGCTGACGGACACTGCTCGTGCCTACGCGCTATCGGCAGGCGGGGCGCTGCTGTCGCTATTGCCGTGGATGGTGCTGCTGGTGGTGCGGGCCGACCGCATTCGCGACACGACGGCTTCTCTCAACGAGGTGACCTCGTTTGACCATTTGATTAACCGTTGGTTTTTGGGCCTCAGCCGCTCTTTGGTCGGCATCGACTTGGCCGCCGCGAATCTGCTGCTGGTGCTGCTCGTGGGGTGGGCGCTGGTGGTGCTGTGTCGCCAGACGGTGCCGCGCTGCTGGCTGCTGGTGCTGCTGCTGGTGGCGGTGCCGTTTTTGGGGTTGGCGCTGCCGGATGTGCTGTTGGGCGGCAGGCGCACGGTTCGCATTCGCTACCTGATCCCGTCTTACGTTGGGCTGCAACTGGCGCTGGTGTATCTCTTTACTAGGGCGATCGTTACCCAGGCGAGCGGGCAGTTGCATCGCTGGCAACCCTGGCTCTGGCGCGGCGTGCTGGGTGCAATGGTGGCGATCGCCCTCAGCAACACCCTCGACAGCGCCAACTCCGATCTGTGGTGGAATAAGAGCATTTCCCGCAGCGCCTACTATCTTCCCGTGGCAGAAATGATTAACCGCGAGGCCAAGCCGCTGGTGATTGCCGATCGTCATCCCAGCGCCATCCTAGCCTTTAGCCGTCGGCTCGATTCCCATGTGCGGCTGCAACTGGTGGGCGATCGCGCTCGCTTTCAGGTGGCACGGGGCTATAAACCCGTCTTTTTGCTCAATCCCTCCGAAAAATTGCGAACCGTTCTGGAACGCCAGGGCTATTGCCTCAAGATGGTCTACCGCGATCCCCATGCTCCCGATGCCGAGGCCGACCGGCTCTGGCGCATTCAGCGACCCGCCAAGGCGCAGCCCCTCCAGCAAAAACCCGCCTCAGCCCCGGCGGATCTCCCGCGCAACGCTGAGGTATTGTCCGAGGAAGGGTAG
- a CDS encoding DUF6798 domain-containing protein, whose product MSTLGKDFQRKFGKQIRAPLAAVASLWLPVLLLVGLVSLRCLLAGNMGQVNETNILPFARQQANPNWLPQDWYLNQPPGYRVPFIAIFGRMADAWGFLPTSIIGRLLGYTGLSAGLVFLSRRIGLSLPLLLLSMILFLYVNTGLSGASGAQGTVSREWLFGGIEPKIPAYTCILFALGLLLEGRIVLAGLLLGVATSFHTLVGGWAFLVAIAWLGLWRRDLLRNLGNVLKMLALYAVGAVFSIRPVLQQLTTQTPEGRFSESFVYVFIRTPHHLNPLSWDGGWWLKPVMLLAIALGSAVLLHRIAKQRRQLHTPHYQARMGLTAFLLCSLIPFVAGLLAAPFDTEGKFLQYYPFRFGDIMLPLNACLLGCCALEQAMSGRSPVGSFSQLHGELPNRLPSELPNSGASATGQAAKRLRRVSLWIVAAVCAAQAVVFVQQAIALQDFPSRAQRIDRAGKELCEWIQQNTPRDAIFVTPPVELDNFHWLAERATIAKFKLVPPASVGIAEWIDRLTRLSGSVDPWVGIQRDRNNSLDIQRRMTQGYRNLTTEQAIVLMQTYSAAYFLSKGSPKLDLPVLYQNEDYTLYAAPNAAAQQGAQVPPP is encoded by the coding sequence ATGAGTACCCTCGGCAAGGATTTTCAGAGAAAGTTTGGAAAGCAGATTCGAGCCCCCCTCGCAGCAGTTGCATCGCTCTGGCTGCCTGTGCTGCTGCTGGTAGGGCTGGTCAGCCTGCGGTGTCTCTTGGCTGGCAACATGGGCCAGGTGAATGAAACGAACATCCTCCCCTTTGCCCGCCAGCAGGCTAATCCAAACTGGCTTCCCCAGGACTGGTATCTGAATCAGCCCCCTGGCTATCGCGTTCCGTTTATTGCGATCTTTGGACGCATGGCGGATGCGTGGGGGTTCCTGCCTACCTCGATCATTGGCAGACTGCTGGGCTACACAGGGTTATCGGCAGGGCTGGTCTTCCTCAGCCGTCGCATTGGGCTGAGCCTGCCGCTGCTGCTGCTGTCGATGATTCTGTTCCTCTATGTCAATACGGGCCTGAGCGGCGCGTCGGGGGCACAGGGCACGGTTTCCCGCGAGTGGCTATTTGGCGGCATCGAGCCGAAAATTCCGGCCTACACCTGCATTTTGTTTGCCCTTGGGCTGCTGCTGGAGGGGCGCATCGTGCTGGCGGGGCTGCTGCTGGGCGTGGCGACTTCGTTTCATACGCTGGTGGGCGGCTGGGCCTTCCTGGTGGCGATCGCCTGGCTGGGGCTGTGGCGGCGTGATCTGCTCCGCAATCTGGGCAATGTCCTCAAAATGCTGGCTCTGTACGCGGTGGGCGCGGTGTTTTCGATTCGCCCCGTGCTGCAACAGTTGACCACGCAAACGCCGGAGGGACGCTTTTCAGAATCCTTCGTTTACGTGTTTATCCGCACGCCGCATCACCTGAACCCGCTGTCCTGGGACGGGGGCTGGTGGCTGAAGCCAGTGATGCTGTTGGCGATCGCCCTCGGAAGTGCCGTTTTACTGCACCGCATCGCCAAACAGCGGCGACAGTTGCACACCCCCCATTACCAGGCGCGGATGGGCCTCACTGCGTTTCTGCTGTGCAGCCTGATTCCCTTTGTGGCTGGACTGCTGGCCGCGCCCTTCGACACCGAAGGCAAGTTCTTGCAATACTACCCGTTTCGGTTTGGCGATATTATGCTGCCGCTGAATGCCTGCCTGCTGGGGTGCTGTGCGCTGGAGCAGGCCATGAGCGGGCGATCGCCCGTTGGATCGTTCAGTCAATTGCACGGTGAATTACCCAATAGATTGCCCAGTGAATTACCCAATAGTGGTGCAAGTGCAACTGGGCAAGCAGCAAAACGACTGCGGCGCGTGAGTTTGTGGATTGTGGCGGCAGTCTGTGCAGCGCAGGCGGTTGTGTTTGTGCAGCAGGCGATCGCCCTGCAAGACTTCCCCAGTCGCGCCCAGCGCATCGACCGGGCCGGCAAGGAATTGTGTGAATGGATTCAGCAAAACACGCCCCGCGATGCCATCTTCGTGACACCGCCCGTGGAGTTGGACAACTTTCACTGGCTGGCAGAGCGGGCAACGATTGCTAAATTTAAGCTCGTGCCACCCGCTTCAGTCGGGATTGCCGAATGGATTGACCGTTTAACTCGCTTGAGTGGCAGTGTCGATCCGTGGGTGGGGATTCAGCGCGATCGCAACAACAGTCTGGACATTCAGCGGCGGATGACACAAGGCTATCGCAACCTGACCACCGAGCAGGCGATCGTTCTGATGCAGACCTACAGCGCCGCCTATTTTCTATCCAAAGGGTCACCCAAACTCGATCTTCCCGTCCTGTACCAAAACGAAGACTACACGCTCTATGCAGCACCCAATGCGGCTGCCCAACAAGGCGCTCAGGTTCCGCCGCCGTAG